A segment of the uncultured Desulfobulbus sp. genome:
TATTCTTCCGGGCCAGTTTGCGTACGGTGTCGGTATCACCATGGACCAGAACCGGTACACCACAGCAGTTCTGCTCTTTAGGGATATGAACCTCGACATTGTTGGCGGTCAAGACGTCAATCAAGTCTTTTCCCGCATCCGGGTAAAAGTAATTGAGTGAGTCACCGGTGAAAAAAGCAACCTTGATGGTCGATCCCGGTGCACGCACAACTTCGGGCACCTTGTCGCGCAGCGGGGTGATATTCAGCGCGGGCATCTGGCGGCCATCGTCAAAACCAAACTGTGAGCCTACCTTCGCAAAAGGAGAACGGGGGGCAATCGCTTTACCACCTTTCTCTGAACGAAATGCTAAACCCTGCATTGCTGCTCCGACACGAAGTCCGGCATCAAAAAGTTTGGGGTGCTTGAGGGTTGAGAAAATAGCCTTTTTGAGCCAGGGGAGACCATTTTTCCGTACCAATGCAGCACGCAGGGCTAGCATAATGCGATCAAAGTTTACCTTGGTCGGACAGTTGGTCATGCAAGACTTGCAGACCAGACAGTTGAAGAGCATCTCATAGACCTGGGGATCGTCGAGTTCGAGTTCACCAGCCAGAACCGCCTCGGCCACTGCAATTTTCGAGCGGGTGACTGCAGACTCAACCTTGTCTGCTCCGTACACCGGGCAAACGGCCATGCAGTTGCCGCACTTCATGCATTTGTCCAGTTCCTCCTGAACAATGGCAAGTTCGTCGTGATAGGTTTTATCAGTTACAGCCATGATCAATTCCCCCGTACAGGAACCATTTTTCCAGGGTTGAGCAGAAAATCCGGATCAAGAGATTCTTTGAGGACAGCCATCAGATCTACACCGCTCTGTCCCAGCTCATCACCGAGGTATTTCATTTTGGCTACGCCAATACCGTGCTCGCCGGAAAGAGTGCCGCCAAAATCAAGTGCAGCTTTAAAGATCTCGTCGACGGCCTTGTGCATCCGGCTCATCTCATCGTCATTGTTTTTATCACAGAGAATGGTCGGGTGCAGGTTGCCATCACCTGCATGGCCAAAGGTACCCAGGGTCAGGTCGTACTTCTTACCGATCTCCTGGCAGGTAATCAGCATGTCGGTGATACGGGAGCGGGGAACGGTGGCATCCTCAAGGATAACAGTGTTGTTGAGAGAGGCCAGCGCGGGCAGGGCATTACGGCGTGCGGTCCAGAGAGAGTCGCGCTCCTGATCGGATTCAGCTGCTTTGAGATCACCGTTGTTCTCGGTAACAACGCGCATGACTGAATCAGCCTCGCTGGTGACCACATCCTCAGACATGCCGTCTACCTCGATCAGGAGCAGTGCTTCTGCATCGGTGGGCAGACCGATATTGGCAAAGTCTTCAACGGTCTGGATGGTCATGCGATCCATGATTTCCAGGGTTGCGGGAATAACCTGGGCCGCAATGATACCGGCAACCGCGTTCCCTGCATCGGCTAGGGTTTTGAATACGCCCATCATAGTGCGACGGTATTTGGGGGCGGGGATCAGCTTGGCGGTCAGCTCGGTGATGATACCCAGGGTACCCTCAGAGCCGACGAAGAGGTTGGAAAAGTCATAGGCGGTAACGTTTTTCACGGTTTTGCCGCCAAAACGAACTTTCTCTCCGTTGGCGAGGACGACTTCCATGCCCATAATGTAGTTTTTGGTTACACCGTATTTGAGACCGCGCAGTCCACCAGAGTTCTCTGCTGCAGAACCACC
Coding sequences within it:
- a CDS encoding (Fe-S)-binding protein, coding for MAVTDKTYHDELAIVQEELDKCMKCGNCMAVCPVYGADKVESAVTRSKIAVAEAVLAGELELDDPQVYEMLFNCLVCKSCMTNCPTKVNFDRIMLALRAALVRKNGLPWLKKAIFSTLKHPKLFDAGLRVGAAMQGLAFRSEKGGKAIAPRSPFAKVGSQFGFDDGRQMPALNITPLRDKVPEVVRAPGSTIKVAFFTGDSLNYFYPDAGKDLIDVLTANNVEVHIPKEQNCCGVPVLVHGDTDTVRKLARKNIDTMEATGCDYLITGCGSCGGAWQHDYVELLAADPVYGPKAKEWAAKTCDISTFLTKIIKLRQPKGRIEKTVTYHDSCHLKKSMKVFVEPREIIKSIPGLTFKEMKAPDACCGSGGSYVVSHYETASIIGQKKAEDIKSTEADTVSTGCPACMMQLLDNVNRCGGEQDVVHYISLLAESYRKEYSQS
- a CDS encoding FAD-linked oxidase C-terminal domain-containing protein, whose product is MLDQSIIEQLEALVGKENVLTGKVDLVAYSYDATADLPRQTPDVVVLPTSTEKVQEIVRLARRNNIAIYPRGAGTNLSGGTVPLKKGIVLSFQKMNQILDVDAANLTAVVQPGVVINALNSAVAEHGLIYPPDPGTVATATMGGSAAENSGGLRGLKYGVTKNYIMGMEVVLANGEKVRFGGKTVKNVTAYDFSNLFVGSEGTLGIITELTAKLIPAPKYRRTMMGVFKTLADAGNAVAGIIAAQVIPATLEIMDRMTIQTVEDFANIGLPTDAEALLLIEVDGMSEDVVTSEADSVMRVVTENNGDLKAAESDQERDSLWTARRNALPALASLNNTVILEDATVPRSRITDMLITCQEIGKKYDLTLGTFGHAGDGNLHPTILCDKNNDDEMSRMHKAVDEIFKAALDFGGTLSGEHGIGVAKMKYLGDELGQSGVDLMAVLKESLDPDFLLNPGKMVPVRGN